Proteins found in one Triticum urartu cultivar G1812 chromosome 4, Tu2.1, whole genome shotgun sequence genomic segment:
- the LOC125552568 gene encoding uncharacterized protein LOC125552568 isoform X1 — translation MAMATDSAAASSPRGASRKRPRSQSPPPAGEGPSEPALARPRFAENLDLVLSLQGKELSLQRKVELAFNFIKAESNRSTHGHRADNIQLLRMVSFIGNWVQSILLPSKKVPEPFDPVLDYRCWEILRFCIEKKPSVSISLKLLQPLGCIAKDGLSRVQIGAPCDDHESFLLFERVFDCVSFLFSSNTRAFFNAPVDLWISCVTEAINLVQKVSTNEKKGCTILQNLGNCLLEQFSSFLRFHANPKNIFRPFVDKILDPLLELLVLLNSQANSIKHKHAGSTLKIAEEILSNGLFHPQHLSGYFGLKNLNKGIVKDVKGSYHRHLFERFKGIKAESKAVLLAGFGYLLQLFVTRARNQRTSLAPRGTSFKSPQKTSEGSEEPQQQGESIFEVFMQFMEPLVLECKSYSQKDFSDLGVTKLVEVHCMLKSINEMLATVTEEKIYVPTEDTSEGSYLQFLQEIYRVLILMAEKMYDFWVSALHLEDTNVKKMLPLMFVEIVVAVGHFLEIEYKVMGSDLVKLWSMIFALSAINASSKDIKPCLLLTSKISSLSSQVIRTFSELRQVAHSICTLCNTVRTFRAVAGPDAVPGPFSVASLSSHKCFESLATLLSSQTLRDAICTSINSMPEGQSSRCIEELTVDLTETLKWMKSCDEFVDLETQGEPRLMSRKSVFHQRAELFGRYLSELYTSVLDSITVTASNTTLVAKSVERLVNTIRPNLSQLMRNESINPSKFISSVVGKNLSNKQCANWQKIPSLSWFFAFFFRIYTSCRSLYLQSVGLMPPNLAIEATELVGNSFIVCCGKEWTNTSNIIAEGYFAWIVESAGSLWEVIEILSQSLPRNHSGFTTLFYTLHVMALQRLEDLNRQINAFDFLLEDGTQQFDTEDRGKTELLKDPCCLEAARLTGFMMNYVRTLSSGGTDRTSSWDMSICSLDEDSFHIATWRLLCENIDIWSSHASKKDLKNFFSNLIKFSFVQKRSCRDEESSDCQDSCREITLHTISVELLCDTIIYDQKVLLKNLVSCFCGALKKSTSSFITRADEDNALLNISPDLMEILNKLNNEKLVHTYPDSTHAHGVDKYRICENLLNFCSTVPGFHSNSKSFLQLITYILHLERLLLLTLLSRHYESCNPIELIRLFICCRRAMQNLVLKFGKEYPDSKQYSTSSELLGNSYSLIWLLRSVQEIIGLSHEIFGEHTDQKKNTLFSLVDKTSEIFSTLANMNSKFCLLGPKKQIGSSLKHTASESDTSEHDGQAFDTLENLALEHVKTMAEQLEKTTAGIPVTTKDCKCVIKIENSYDNVCWDKLLCTMSCIGGFLWGLVSAFESTIKDYPTASSEERKLMLHYASNFSRSIAKFETFVDICLHVLFMENKDFGSVDLISCRLPQELLCENGFLNIEVVMDVWTMHQLKDNKLQSDGPPGMKRSLLENLLNGEGPFVAFTLRELYSVSAAIVKLKGLISFSGDVCRKACNPFQHLSLNPMVGTACIALQKIADMSDWPDMFSLVWIDGILRYLEVLGTFPELKLSKELYAQIVNAHVSAIGKCILLQGKSATLPTHEIGSSTKTLQLQNTSGYVVTKNIIDRQNRLNSLISRLRLSMRNFVSVASNMHLSATLQVIERALVGVNQYSHSIYEVETGTSDGGTVSSDVAAGIDCLYLVLGSVPGNKRVFQRTVPSLVGALFNIVLHLQSPLIFYIEKLPPLCPDLHPDAGAIVLMCVEVITSFVGRHTFQIDACHVSQCLHLPVMLFKGFKHLLADRSVSCSSENIREQIAGQPLASKEYLLDRQFSVDMYAACCKLLCTVLRHQQSEVGQCVAVLEDSVHILLSCLESADSKMVSMAGCFTWNKEEALKCASFFRRIYEEMRQQKTIMEHHSMHFLAGYISMFSGLGPFQTGITREIDEALRPGVYSLIDICQESDFQQLHTYLGEGPCRTTLANLVHDYKLHFQYQGKI, via the exons ATGGCCATGGCCACGGACTCGGCGGCCGCCTCCAGCCCCCGCGGCGCGTCGAGGAAGCGCCCGCGGAGCCAGTCGCCGCCCCCCGCAGGAGAGGGCCCGAGCGAGCCCGCGCTCGCCCGGCCCCGCTTCGCGGAAAACCTCGACCTCGTCCTCTCCCTCCAGGGCAAGGAGCTCTCCCTCCAAAG AAAGGTTGAACTGGCATTCAATTTTATAAAGGCCGAGTCAAATCGTTCAACCCATGGCCATAGAGCGGACAATATCCAGCTATTGCGAATGGTTTCATTTATTGGAAACTGGGTGCAATCTATCCTACTTCCGTCTAAGAAAGTTCCAGAGCCTTTTGATCCTGTTTTAGATTATAGATGCTGGGAAATTCTGAGATTTTGCATTGAAAAGAAGCCGTCAGTCTCAATTTCTCTGAAGCTACTTCAACCACTTGGTTGCATTGCAAAGGATGGTTTGAGCAGAGTTCAAATCGGCGCTCCATGTGATGACCATGAATCCTTTTTGCTCTTTGAACGAGTTTTCGACTGCGTGTCCTTTCTTTTCTCCTCCAATACAAGAGCTTTCTTCAACGCACCCGTGGATTTGTGGATCTCTTGTGTCACCGAGGCTATTAATCTTGTCCAGAAGGTTTCAACTAATGAGAAAAAGGGTTGTACCATTCTTCAGAATCTTGGAAATTGTCTGCTTGAGCAATTTTCAAGCTTTCTCAGATTCCATGCAAATCCTAAGAATATTTTCCGTCCTTTTGTTGACAAGATTCTTGATCCACTGTTGGAATTGTTGGTTTTACTTAATTCACAAGCAAATTCTATCAAGCACAAGCACGCAGGATCCACGTTGAAGATTGCTGAAGAAATTTTGTCAAATGGACTGTTTCATCCACAACATCTTAGTGGATATTTTGGGCTCAAGAATTTGAATAAAGGTATTGTCAAGGATGTCAAAGGAAGCTACCATAGGCATCTGTTTGAGCGATTCAAGGGAATAAAAGCAGAAAGCAAGGCTGTATTGCTTGCTGGGTTCGGTTACTTGCTTCAATTGTTTGTTACCAGGGCTAGAAATCAAAGAACATCTTTAGCACCAAGGGGTACATCCTTCAAAAGCCCACAAAAAACCAGTGAGGGTTCTGAAGAACCCCAGCAACAAGGAGAATCCATTTTTGAAGTGTTCATGCAATTTATGGAACCTTTGGTGTTAGAATGCAAATCATATTCGCAAAAGGACTTCTCTGATTTAGGAGTCACAAAGCTAGTAGAAGTTCATTGCATGCTGAAGTCCATCAATGAGATGCTAGCAACAGTTACTGAAGAGAAAATTTATGTCCCTACAGAGGACACATCGGAAGGATCTTATCTCCAGTTCTTGCAAGAAATTTACAGGGTCTTAATCTTGATGGCTGAAAAAATGTACGACTTCTGGGTGTCAGCTCTGCATTTAGAAGATACAAACGTTAAGAAGATGCTGCCTTTAATGTTTGTGGAGATTGTTGTTGCAGTTGGTCATTTTCTAGAAATTGAATACAAGGTCATGGGGAGTGACCTTGTAAAATTATGGTCAATGATTTTTGCTTTGTCTGCTATCAATGCATCTTCCAAGGACATCAAACCATGCTTACTACTAACCTCAAAGATTTCAAGCCTTTCGTCCCAAGTGATTCGTACATTTAGTGAGCTTCGTCAG GTTGCGCACTCCATTTGTACGCTGTGCAATACTGTGAGAACATTCAGAGCTGTTGCTGGTCCTGATGCAGTACCAGGACCGTTTTCTGTGGCTTCTTTATCCTCACATAAATGTTTTGAATCACTGGCAACATTGCTGAGCTCCCAAACATTGAGGGATGCTATCTGTACTTCAATTAACTCAATGCCAGAAGGACAGTCTAGTCGATGCATAGAGGAGCTGACAGTAGATCTTACAGAAACATTGAAATGGATGAAAAGTTGCGACGAGTTTGTAGATTTGGAAACACAGGGAGAGCCCCGCTTGATGTCCAGGAAGTCAGTTTTTCATCAGAGAGCTGAACTTTTTGGAAGGTACTTATCTGAACTATACACAAGCGTGCTTGACTCAATAACTGTGACCGCTTCAAATACTACACTGGTTGCAAAATCTGTTGAAAGGTTGGTCAACACAATACGTCCCAACTTGAGTCAGTTGATGAGAAATGAATCAATTAATCCAAGTAAGTTCATTTCTTCAGTTGTAGGAAAGAACCTATCTAACAAGCAATGTGCCAACTGGCAAAAGATTCCAAGTTTGTCTTGGTTTTTTGCCTTCTTCTTTCGCATATATACATCATGTAGGAGTCTGTATCTGCAATCTGTTGGCCTCATGCCTCCAAATTTAGCAATAGAAGCAACAGAATTAGTGGGGAATTCATTCATTGTATGCTGCGGAAAGGAATGGACCAATACATCCAATATTATCGCTGAAGGCTACTTTGCTTGGATTGTTGAAAGTGCTGGCTCCCTTTGGGAAGTCATCGAAATTTTATCACAGTCCCTTCCAAGAAACCATTCTGGTTTTACTACGCTTTTTTACACCCTTCATGTGATGGCTCTGCAAAGACTCGAAGATCTTAACAGGCAGATTAATGCATTTGACTTTTTGCTTGAAGACGGCACACAGCAGTTTGATACTGAGGATAGGGGAAAAACTGAGTTATTAAAGGATCCTTGCTGTCTTGAGGCTGCTCGACTAACCGGTTTTATGATGAACTATGTGAGAACATTATCTTCAGGAGGAACTGACAGGACTTCTTCCTGGGATATGAGTATATGCTCTTTAGATGAAGATTCTTTTCACATAGCAACTTGGCGGCTTCTGTGTGAAAACATTGATATTTGGAGTTCTCATGCATCGAAGAAGGACCTAAAGAACTTCTTTTCGAACCTGATAAAGTTTTCTTTTGTTCAAAAGAGGTCATGCAGAGATGAGGAGAGTAGTGACTGTCAGGATTCATGCAGAGAAATAACCTTGCATACTATTTCGGTGGAGCTTCTTTGTGATACTATCATTTATGACCAAAAG GTGCTATTAAAGAATTTGGTATCATGTTTTTGCGGTGCTCTCAAGAAATCAACATCTTCTTTTATCACCAGAGCTGATGAAGATAATGCCTTATTGAACATCTCGCCTGATTTGATGGAGATATTAAATAAACTGAATAATGAGAAGTTGGTCCATACATATCCTGATTCTACACATGCACACGGTGTAGATAAATACCGGATCTGTGAGAATTTACTAAATTTTTGTAGCACAGTTCCCGGATTTCATTCCAACTCCAAGTCATTCTTGCAACTTATAACTTACATTCTCCATCTTGAAAG ACTTCTGCTGTTGACATTGCTAAGTCGCCATTATGAATCATGTAATCCAATTGAGCTAATCCGTCTGTTTATATGTTGTCGAAGGGCAATGCAAAATCTTGTTTTGAAATTTGGCAAAGAGTACCCAGATTCAAAGCAATACTCCACGTCTTCTGAACTTCTAGGTAACTCATATTCTCtgatttggcttttgagatctGTCCAGGAGATTATTGGATTGTCACACGAAATATTTGGTGAGCACACTGATCAGAAGAAAAATACCTTGTTCTCCTTGGTAGACAAGACATCAGAAATATTTTCTACACTAGCGAACATGAATTCGAAATTTTGCTTGCTGGGTCCCAAGAAACAAATTGGATCTTCCCTGAAGCATACTGCTAGTGAAAGTGACACTTCTGAACATGATGGTCAGGCATTTGATACTCTAGAAAATTTAGCTTTGGAGCATGTCAAAACTATGGCTGAACAGTTAGAGAAGACTACAGCTGGCATACCTGTAACCACAAAGGATTGCAAGTGTGTTATAAAAATAGAGAACTCTTATGACAATGTGTGCTGGGATAAACTATTATGCACCATGTCTTGCATAGGTGGATTCTTGTGGGGTCTTGTTTCAGCATTTGAAAGCACAATCAAAGACTATCCAACTGCAAGCTCAGAGGAAAGAAAACTGATGCTTCACTATGCCTCCAATTTCAGCAGATCTATTGCTAAATTTGAGACCTTTGTAGATATCTGTCTGCATGTCTTGTTTATGGAGAACAAGGATTTTGGGTCTGTTGATTTGATCTCTTGTCGTCTACCACAAGAGCTGCTTTGTGAGAATGGTTTTCTGAATATTGAAGTAGTCATGGATGTTTGGACTATGCATCAGCTAAAGGATAACAAATTACAGTCAGATGGTCCACCCGGTATGAAAAGATCTCTTTTGGAAAATCTGTTAAATGGTGAAGGTCCATTTGTAGCATTTACTTTGAGAGAGCTCTACAGTGTATCTGCTGCTATTGTTAAGTTGAAGGGCCTCATATCCTTTTCAGGCGATGTCTGTAGGAAGGCATGCAATCCTTTCCAACACCTGTCGCTAAATCCAATGGTTGGGACAGCTTGCATTGCCCTACAGAAAATTGCAGACATGTCTGATTGGCCAGATATGTTTTCTCTTGTATGGATTGATGGAATATTAAGATATCTTGAAGTTTTAGGAACATTTCCTGAACTCAAGTTGTCAAAAGAACTGTATGCTCAGATAGTAAATGCACATGTGAGTGCTATTGGAAAATGCATTTTACTTCAAGGAAAGAGTGCGACTCTACCTACCCATGAGATTGGATCAAGCACAAAAACACTTCAGTTGCAGAATACGTCTGGCTATGTAGTTACAAAGAATATTATCGATAGGCAGAATAGGTTAAATTCATTGATATCAAGACTTAGACTGTCGATGAGAAATTTTGTTAGTGTTGCATCAAACATGCATCTAAGTGCAACTTTACAAGTCATTGAGAGAGCCTTGGTCGGAGTGAATCAATATAGCCACTCAATATATGAAGTGGAGACTGGAACATCTGATGGTGGGACAGTTTCTTCTGACGTTGCTGCTGGAATTGACTGCCTTTATCTTGTTCTTGGATCTGTGCCAG GAAATAAGCGTGTTTTTCAGAGAACTGTCCCAagcctagttggtgctttattcAACATTGTTTTACACCTTCAAAGTCCACTCATTTTCTATATAGAGAAGCTACCTCCTCTTTGCCCTGATTTGCATCCAGATGCTGGAGCGATTGTTCTAATGTGTGTTGAGGTTATCACATCATTTGTGGGGAGGCATACTTTTCAAATCGATGCGTGCCATGTGTCCCAGTGCCTGCATCTTCCTGTGATGCTTTTCAAGGGCTTCAAACATCTTCTTGCTGATCGGAGTGTATCCTGTTCATCAGAAAACATTCGTGAACAAATTGCAGGACAACCTCTAGCTAGTAAAGAATACTTACTTGACAGGCAATTTTCTGTTGACATGTATGCTGCATGTTGCAAATTGTTATGCACTGTTCTTCGGCACCAACAAAG TGAGGTTGGACAATGTGTGGCTGTCCTGGAAGACTCAGTACACATACTACTTAGTTGCTTGGAGTCTGCAGATTCCAAGATGGTTAGCATGGCAGGATGTTTCACTTGGAACAAGGAGGAGGCACTAAAATGTGCTTCCTTTTTCAGAAGGATTTATGAAGAG ATGCGTCAGCAAAAAACCATCATGGAACATCACTCGATGCACTTTCTTGCTGGTTATATTTCCATGTTTTCTGGACTGGGTCCATTTCAGACAGGCATAACGCG GGAAATTGACGAGGCCTTGCGACCTGGGGTGTATTCTCTAATTGATATCTGCCAGGAAAGCGATTTTCAACAGCTTCACACATACCTTGGTG AGGGCCCATGCCGAACCACTCTTGCTAACCTAGTGCATGACTATAAATTGCACTTCCAGTATCAGGGCAAAATCTAG